A genomic window from Klebsiella quasipneumoniae subsp. quasipneumoniae includes:
- a CDS encoding oxidoreductase, protein MTLSSLYILLTLNNVENLMSNNTINIALIGYGFVGKTFHAPLIRSVPGLNLAFVASRDEEKVKRDLPDVTVIASPEAAVQHPDVDLVVIASPNATHAPLARLALNAGKHVVVDKPFTLDMQEARELIALAQVKQRLLSVFHNRRWDSDYLGIRQVIEQGAIGTVKHFESHFDRFRPEVRVRWREQNVPGSGLWFDLGPHLIDQALQLFGLPQSVQGNIATLRDGAEINDWAHVVLNYPAHKAILHCSMLVAGGSSRFTVHGDKGSVVKARADQQESQLLAGVVPGSAGWGEDEDGLVVYDASLQTQTQPTPPGDQRQYYMQIRDALKGLIANPVPPVQALAVMAVLEAAARSAESGVAQTLDLTDDERNALR, encoded by the coding sequence ATGACCCTGTCCTCTCTGTACATATTGCTGACGCTTAACAACGTGGAGAACCTGATGAGTAACAACACGATAAATATCGCCCTGATTGGCTATGGCTTCGTCGGTAAGACTTTCCACGCGCCGCTTATCCGTTCGGTGCCGGGCCTGAACCTGGCCTTCGTCGCCTCGCGCGATGAAGAGAAAGTCAAACGCGACCTGCCGGACGTCACGGTGATCGCTTCCCCGGAAGCGGCGGTCCAGCACCCGGATGTCGATCTGGTGGTTATCGCCTCCCCTAACGCCACGCACGCGCCGCTGGCCCGCCTGGCGCTGAACGCCGGCAAGCATGTGGTGGTGGACAAACCCTTTACCCTTGATATGCAGGAGGCCCGGGAGCTGATCGCCCTGGCGCAGGTGAAACAGCGGCTGCTTTCCGTCTTCCATAACCGCCGCTGGGACAGCGATTATCTCGGTATCCGTCAGGTTATTGAGCAGGGCGCCATCGGCACGGTGAAACATTTTGAGTCCCATTTCGACCGTTTCCGCCCGGAAGTCCGCGTCCGCTGGCGCGAGCAGAACGTCCCCGGCAGCGGCTTATGGTTCGATCTGGGGCCGCACCTGATCGATCAGGCGCTGCAGCTGTTTGGTCTGCCGCAGTCGGTACAGGGCAATATCGCCACCCTGCGCGACGGCGCGGAGATCAACGACTGGGCGCATGTGGTCTTAAACTACCCGGCGCATAAAGCGATCCTCCACTGCAGCATGCTGGTCGCGGGGGGCTCCTCGCGCTTCACGGTGCATGGCGATAAAGGCAGCGTTGTCAAAGCGCGGGCCGACCAGCAGGAGAGCCAACTGCTGGCGGGTGTGGTGCCGGGAAGCGCCGGCTGGGGCGAGGATGAGGATGGGCTGGTGGTCTATGACGCCTCGCTGCAGACCCAAACCCAGCCTACCCCGCCGGGCGATCAGCGCCAGTACTATATGCAGATCCGCGACGCGTTGAAGGGCCTGATCGCCAATCCGGTGCCGCCGGTGCAGGCGCTGGCGGTGATGGCCGTCCTGGAAGCGGCGGCGCGCTCTGCAGAAAGCGGCGTGGCGCAGACCCTCGACCTGACCGACGACGAGCGCAACGCGCTGCGCTAA
- a CDS encoding amino acid permease, with amino-acid sequence MTTQQEHQLKRGLKNRHIQLIALGGAVGTGLFLGIAQTIRMAGPSVLLGYAIAGVIAFFIMRQLGEMVVEEPVAGSFSHFANRYWGPFAGFMSGWNYWVLYVLVSMAELTAVGIYIQYWWPEVPTWLSAAIFFVAINAINLTHVKVYGELEFWFSIVKVAAIISMIAFGCYLLFSGHGGPAATVANLWQDGGFFPNGITGLVMAMAVIMFSFGGLELVGITAAEADEPHKTIPKATNQVIYRILLFYVGSLAVLLSLYPWRNVVEGGSPFVLIFHAIDSNIVANALNLVVLTAALSVYNSCVYCNSRMLFGLAQQGNAPRALLRVNHRGIPLNALAVSAVATALCVVINYVMPGKAFALLMALVVAALVINWAMICITHLKFRRAMQRAGKVTAFQSFAYPLTNWLCLLFLAGILGVMYLTPDIRISVCLIPVWLLILAAGYLLRRKSAPEPVAALEER; translated from the coding sequence ATGACAACGCAGCAAGAGCATCAGTTAAAGCGCGGGTTAAAAAACCGCCATATCCAGTTGATCGCCCTCGGGGGGGCGGTCGGCACCGGACTGTTTTTAGGTATCGCGCAAACGATCCGTATGGCAGGCCCCTCGGTCCTGCTGGGGTACGCCATCGCCGGGGTTATCGCCTTCTTTATCATGCGTCAGCTTGGCGAAATGGTGGTAGAGGAGCCGGTGGCGGGGTCGTTCAGCCATTTCGCCAACCGCTACTGGGGGCCCTTCGCCGGGTTTATGTCCGGCTGGAATTACTGGGTGTTGTACGTGCTGGTAAGCATGGCGGAGCTGACGGCGGTGGGCATCTATATTCAGTACTGGTGGCCGGAGGTACCCACCTGGCTGTCGGCGGCAATCTTCTTCGTGGCGATCAACGCCATCAACCTCACGCACGTCAAAGTGTATGGCGAGCTGGAGTTCTGGTTCTCGATTGTTAAAGTGGCCGCCATCATCAGCATGATCGCCTTTGGCTGCTATCTGTTATTTAGCGGTCACGGCGGGCCGGCGGCGACGGTGGCCAACCTGTGGCAGGACGGGGGATTTTTCCCTAACGGTATCACGGGCTTAGTGATGGCCATGGCGGTGATCATGTTCTCCTTCGGCGGGCTTGAGCTGGTGGGGATCACCGCGGCGGAAGCCGACGAACCGCATAAAACCATTCCCAAAGCCACCAACCAGGTGATCTACCGTATTCTGCTTTTTTATGTGGGGTCGCTGGCGGTCTTGCTGTCACTCTACCCGTGGCGGAACGTCGTGGAAGGGGGAAGCCCCTTTGTGCTGATCTTTCACGCCATTGACAGCAATATTGTGGCCAACGCACTCAATCTGGTGGTGCTCACCGCCGCGCTGTCGGTCTACAACAGCTGCGTCTACTGCAACAGCCGGATGCTGTTCGGCCTGGCTCAGCAGGGCAACGCCCCGCGCGCGCTGCTGCGGGTGAACCACCGCGGGATCCCGTTGAACGCCCTGGCGGTGTCCGCCGTCGCCACGGCGCTTTGCGTGGTGATTAACTATGTGATGCCCGGGAAAGCCTTTGCCCTGCTGATGGCCCTGGTGGTAGCCGCCCTGGTCATCAACTGGGCGATGATCTGCATCACTCATCTTAAGTTCCGTCGCGCCATGCAGCGGGCCGGTAAGGTAACGGCTTTCCAGAGTTTCGCCTATCCCCTGACAAACTGGCTGTGTCTGCTGTTTCTCGCCGGGATCCTCGGGGTGATGTATCTGACCCCGGACATCCGCATCTCCGTCTGCCTGATCCCGGTATGGCTGCTGATCCTTGCCGCAGGCTATCTGCTGCGCAGGAAAAGCGCGCCGGAGCCGGTGGCGGCGCTGGAGGAGCGGTAG
- a CDS encoding Lrp/AsnC family transcriptional regulator yields MYNIDDYDLKILTLLQANGRLTNQELSELIGLSASQCSRRRIALEQAQLILGYHARLAPDAAGQEMLGLIEVRLLNHTPQCVESFHQMLSEVDAILDAWKTTGDADYLLRVTVPDLPGLSHLISHILAQNKGVAHLKTAVVLNRLKENGQLMPGTPSLR; encoded by the coding sequence ATGTACAACATCGACGACTATGATCTGAAAATTCTTACCCTGCTGCAGGCCAATGGCCGTTTGACCAATCAGGAGCTTAGCGAGCTTATCGGCCTGTCCGCTTCCCAGTGTTCGCGCCGCCGTATCGCCCTTGAACAGGCGCAGCTTATCCTCGGCTACCATGCGCGTCTGGCGCCGGATGCCGCCGGGCAGGAGATGCTTGGCCTGATTGAGGTGCGCCTGCTGAATCACACCCCGCAATGCGTGGAGAGCTTTCATCAGATGCTCAGTGAAGTGGACGCCATTCTGGACGCCTGGAAAACCACCGGCGACGCCGATTATCTGCTGCGGGTAACGGTCCCGGACCTGCCCGGACTGAGCCATTTGATCAGCCATATTCTGGCGCAAAACAAAGGAGTGGCTCATCTGAAAACCGCCGTCGTGCTCAACCGCCTGAAGGAGAACGGCCAGCTGATGCCGGGCACGCCCTCGCTGCGCTGA
- a CDS encoding YitT family protein, whose translation MDNVLSPEKLTHTWLEDALALLFGTLMISFGIILFRQAGALTGGTAGMAFLIHYATHLPFGVVFFAINLPFYWLSVRRMGAAFTLKTFCAVGLVSLFSDLHGYFIHVDRLNPYYATLFGNIMVGIGFVVLFRHKASLGGVNILALYLQDKSGIRAGKFQMVVDACIVTASLWVVSLPMLLVSVLGAVILNSIIAMNHRPGRYAV comes from the coding sequence ATGGATAACGTCCTTTCCCCTGAAAAACTGACCCACACCTGGCTGGAGGATGCCCTGGCGCTGCTGTTCGGCACGCTGATGATCTCCTTTGGCATTATCCTGTTTCGCCAGGCCGGCGCCCTGACCGGCGGGACGGCAGGCATGGCCTTTCTGATCCACTACGCCACCCACCTGCCGTTCGGCGTGGTTTTCTTCGCCATTAACCTGCCCTTCTACTGGCTCTCCGTCCGGCGGATGGGCGCCGCCTTCACGCTGAAAACCTTCTGCGCGGTCGGACTGGTGTCGCTGTTCTCCGACCTGCACGGCTACTTTATCCATGTCGATCGCCTGAACCCCTATTACGCCACCCTCTTCGGCAACATCATGGTCGGTATCGGCTTTGTGGTGCTGTTCCGCCATAAAGCAAGCCTCGGCGGCGTCAATATTCTGGCCCTCTATCTGCAGGATAAAAGCGGCATCCGCGCCGGTAAATTCCAGATGGTGGTGGACGCCTGCATCGTCACCGCCTCGCTGTGGGTGGTTAGCCTACCGATGCTGCTGGTCTCTGTCCTCGGCGCCGTGATTTTGAATTCGATTATCGCCATGAACCACCGCCCGGGACGCTACGCGGTGTAA
- a CDS encoding amino acid aminotransferase, producing MFQNVDAYAGDPILSLMEAFQQDPRADKVNLSIGLYYNEQAIIPQLEAVRQAADRLQSQLHKASLYLPMEGLAPYRRAVQTLLFGEHHPALRAGRIATIQTLGGSGALKVGADFLKRYFPDSAVWVSDPTWENHVAIFAGAGFEVHTYPWFDSATRGVNFPAMLAALQQLPPRSIVLLHPCCHNPTGADLAPEQWDRVIEVLIARELIPFLDIAYQGFGRGLDEDAYAIRAIASAGLTALVSNSFSKIFSLYGERVGGLSVVCDNADAAGRVLGQLKATVRRNYSSPPGFGAQVVSQVLNDPELNALWQGEVEAMRTRISAMRVALVKALQAALPAADFSYLLTQRGMFSYTGFSADQVDVLREEHGIYLIASGRVCVAGLNHGNIARVASAFAAVCAR from the coding sequence GTGTTCCAGAACGTTGACGCCTACGCAGGCGATCCTATCCTGTCGCTGATGGAAGCCTTTCAACAGGATCCCCGGGCAGACAAAGTTAACCTTAGCATCGGGTTGTACTATAACGAGCAGGCCATCATTCCTCAGCTGGAGGCGGTCCGTCAGGCCGCTGACCGGCTGCAGAGCCAGTTGCACAAGGCCAGCCTCTATCTGCCGATGGAGGGACTGGCTCCCTATCGCCGCGCGGTCCAGACGCTGCTGTTTGGCGAACACCATCCGGCGTTGCGTGCCGGACGCATCGCCACCATCCAGACGCTGGGCGGCTCCGGCGCGCTGAAGGTGGGTGCTGATTTCCTCAAGCGCTACTTCCCCGACTCCGCGGTCTGGGTCAGCGATCCAACCTGGGAGAACCATGTGGCCATCTTTGCCGGGGCGGGTTTCGAGGTGCATACCTATCCCTGGTTCGACAGCGCCACCCGTGGGGTCAATTTCCCCGCTATGCTTGCCGCCCTCCAGCAGCTCCCGCCGCGCAGCATCGTGCTGCTCCATCCTTGCTGCCATAATCCGACGGGGGCCGATCTCGCCCCCGAGCAGTGGGATCGGGTGATTGAGGTGTTGATCGCCCGGGAGCTGATCCCGTTCCTCGATATTGCCTACCAGGGTTTTGGCCGCGGGCTGGATGAAGATGCCTATGCCATACGCGCCATCGCCAGCGCCGGACTGACGGCGCTGGTCAGCAACTCGTTCTCGAAGATTTTTTCACTGTACGGCGAGCGTGTCGGCGGCCTGTCGGTGGTCTGTGACAACGCCGATGCCGCCGGGCGCGTGCTGGGCCAGTTGAAAGCCACCGTACGCCGCAACTACTCCAGCCCGCCGGGGTTTGGCGCCCAGGTGGTGTCGCAGGTGCTCAACGATCCCGAGCTGAATGCCCTGTGGCAGGGGGAAGTGGAGGCCATGCGCACCCGCATCAGCGCCATGCGCGTCGCGCTGGTGAAGGCCCTGCAGGCAGCCCTGCCGGCGGCGGATTTTTCCTATCTGCTGACCCAGCGCGGCATGTTCAGTTACACCGGCTTTAGCGCCGATCAGGTAGACGTTCTGCGTGAAGAACATGGCATCTATCTGATTGCCAGCGGTCGCGTCTGCGTGGCCGGGCTCAACCACGGCAATATTGCGCGGGTAGCCAGCGCCTTCGCCGCGGTCTGCGCACGCTGA
- a CDS encoding methionine ABC transporter permease, producing the protein MFDLIDTAITGEQFLLALHDTLIMVAISLGFGALLGVPLGIVLVVCRPGGIVANPVVHQALNPLINVLRSLPFIILLIVILPFTRLLVGTTIGTAGAIVPLIVFVAPYIARLVESSLLEVDEGILEAADAMGATPLQTVWHFMLPEAAASLILALTTATIGLLGATAMAGTVGGGGIGDLAITYGYQRFDAFATLTTALVLIVIVQLIQTLGTRLARRLRRE; encoded by the coding sequence ATGTTTGATCTTATTGATACCGCCATTACCGGCGAGCAGTTTCTGCTGGCGCTGCATGATACCCTGATTATGGTCGCCATCTCACTGGGCTTTGGCGCGCTGCTCGGCGTCCCGCTGGGAATTGTGCTGGTGGTTTGCCGTCCTGGCGGCATCGTGGCCAACCCGGTGGTGCATCAGGCGCTGAATCCGCTGATCAACGTGCTGCGCTCGCTGCCGTTTATCATTTTGCTGATTGTGATCCTGCCCTTCACCAGGCTGCTGGTGGGCACGACTATCGGCACCGCGGGGGCCATCGTGCCGCTGATCGTTTTTGTCGCCCCCTATATTGCCCGGCTGGTGGAGAGCTCGCTGCTGGAGGTGGATGAGGGGATCCTTGAGGCCGCAGACGCCATGGGCGCGACCCCTCTGCAGACCGTCTGGCATTTCATGCTGCCGGAGGCGGCGGCGTCGTTGATTCTGGCCCTTACCACCGCGACCATCGGTCTGCTTGGCGCGACCGCCATGGCGGGAACGGTGGGCGGCGGCGGGATCGGCGACCTGGCGATCACCTACGGCTATCAGCGTTTCGACGCCTTTGCCACCCTCACCACCGCCCTGGTGCTGATTGTTATTGTCCAGCTTATTCAGACGCTGGGCACCCGCCTGGCTCGCCGACTGCGTCGCGAATAA
- a CDS encoding methionine ABC transporter ATP-binding protein, with protein MIEFRHVSKTFNRKGHPVLALQDINLSIDRGDIFGIIGYSGAGKSTLLRLINRLEMPGEGEVVLNGESLQDCSGQRLQAIKKDIGMIFQNFNLLNSKTVFHNIAIPLILQGRDKAFIQARVAELLAFVDLSDKMHSYPNELSGGQKQRVGIARALATNPSVLLCDEATSALDPHTTVQILLLLQEINRRYGITIVLITHEMSVIQTICHKVAVMQAGRIVEQGTVFDLFAQPQHPVTASFVQSVVHDRLPQRVASLLQRDNGARALRLEFIGATARQPIINRLIREYAVEVNILFASMSEVQGRILGFMIVQLLGEPDETERAITHLADAGVKIIHV; from the coding sequence ATGATAGAATTTCGCCATGTCAGTAAAACCTTTAACAGAAAAGGGCATCCGGTTCTGGCCCTGCAGGATATTAATCTCAGTATCGACCGGGGCGATATTTTCGGCATTATTGGCTATAGCGGCGCAGGAAAAAGCACCTTATTGCGGCTGATTAATCGTCTGGAAATGCCGGGTGAGGGCGAGGTGGTGTTGAACGGTGAGTCGCTCCAGGACTGCAGCGGCCAGCGCCTGCAGGCGATCAAAAAAGATATCGGCATGATCTTTCAGAATTTTAATCTGCTGAATTCGAAAACGGTATTTCATAACATCGCTATCCCGCTTATTTTGCAGGGACGCGACAAGGCCTTTATCCAGGCGCGGGTTGCGGAGCTGCTGGCGTTTGTCGACCTGAGCGACAAAATGCACAGTTACCCGAATGAGCTGTCGGGAGGGCAAAAGCAGCGGGTCGGTATCGCCCGGGCGCTGGCCACCAACCCGTCGGTGCTGCTGTGCGATGAAGCCACCTCGGCGCTCGACCCCCATACTACGGTACAGATCTTATTGCTGCTGCAGGAGATTAATCGCCGCTATGGCATCACCATTGTGCTGATTACGCATGAAATGTCAGTGATCCAGACAATCTGTCACAAGGTGGCGGTGATGCAGGCCGGGCGCATTGTTGAGCAGGGGACGGTTTTCGATCTTTTTGCCCAGCCGCAGCATCCGGTCACCGCCAGTTTCGTGCAGTCGGTGGTGCACGATCGCCTGCCGCAGCGGGTGGCATCGCTCCTGCAGCGCGACAACGGCGCCCGGGCTTTACGCCTCGAATTTATCGGCGCGACGGCCCGGCAGCCGATCATTAACCGCCTGATCCGCGAGTATGCTGTCGAGGTGAATATCCTGTTTGCCAGCATGTCCGAAGTTCAGGGCCGGATACTGGGATTTATGATTGTGCAACTCCTCGGCGAGCCTGACGAAACCGAACGCGCCATCACCCATCTGGCCGACGCAGGAGTGAAAATCATCCATGTTTGA
- a CDS encoding aminotransferase class I/II-fold pyridoxal phosphate-dependent enzyme translates to MPDFAASPLVDALEENLFSLLEKLAAEVNTDALPLIDLSSGSPDQPTPPEVIDSLQSAIHRRENHGYPSFWGKPQVREAIAHFYRRQYDVEIDPHSEVAVFQGSHIGIVGIPRALLRPGQYLISTDPCYPIYRSAALQSQAAFYGLPLRAENHFLPDFNDLPREVADQAGLVVLNYPHNPTGALATPALFASALQFARRHQVPILHDFAYAAIGSAASDAPLSLFSQPDAKAWGVETYTFSKTFNMAGWRFGFAVGNASIIRAFKKLHTHSYSTVFGAIQDAAIAALSLPAERIAQLTAVYHQRREWVLRRLAALRWPVRAAQGTFFLWLSVPPGYRSQEFARLLLQEAHILVAPGTGFGDGGEGFIRISLTAGDDALSKALDRLARLALF, encoded by the coding sequence ATGCCTGATTTCGCTGCTTCACCGCTGGTGGACGCCCTGGAAGAGAATCTGTTCAGCCTGCTGGAAAAACTGGCCGCGGAGGTCAACACCGACGCGCTGCCGTTGATCGACCTCTCCAGCGGCAGTCCGGATCAGCCCACGCCGCCGGAAGTGATTGACTCGCTGCAGAGCGCCATTCATCGTCGTGAAAACCATGGCTACCCGTCGTTCTGGGGCAAGCCGCAGGTCCGCGAAGCGATCGCCCATTTTTATCGCCGCCAGTATGATGTGGAAATCGATCCGCACAGCGAAGTCGCGGTATTTCAGGGCTCGCATATCGGTATTGTCGGCATCCCGCGGGCACTGCTCCGTCCCGGACAATACCTCATCTCCACCGATCCCTGCTATCCCATTTACCGCTCAGCGGCGCTGCAGTCCCAGGCGGCGTTTTATGGCCTGCCGCTCAGGGCTGAGAACCACTTCCTGCCGGATTTTAACGACCTCCCCCGGGAGGTGGCTGACCAGGCCGGGCTGGTGGTGCTTAACTATCCGCATAACCCCACCGGCGCCCTCGCCACGCCGGCGCTGTTCGCCAGCGCCCTGCAGTTTGCCCGCCGTCACCAGGTGCCGATCCTGCATGATTTTGCCTATGCGGCCATCGGCAGCGCGGCCAGCGATGCGCCGCTGAGCCTTTTCTCCCAGCCCGACGCGAAAGCGTGGGGAGTGGAGACCTACACCTTCTCCAAGACCTTTAATATGGCCGGCTGGCGCTTCGGCTTCGCGGTCGGCAACGCCTCGATTATCCGGGCGTTTAAAAAACTGCACACCCACAGCTACAGCACGGTGTTTGGCGCCATTCAGGATGCAGCGATCGCCGCGCTCAGCCTGCCGGCAGAACGGATTGCGCAGCTGACGGCGGTGTATCATCAGCGCCGGGAGTGGGTTCTGCGTCGACTGGCCGCACTGCGCTGGCCGGTTCGTGCCGCACAAGGTACTTTCTTCCTCTGGCTGAGCGTGCCGCCCGGGTACCGTTCACAAGAGTTTGCCCGCCTGCTGCTGCAGGAGGCGCATATTCTGGTGGCGCCAGGCACTGGTTTTGGCGATGGGGGTGAAGGGTTTATTCGCATCAGTCTGACGGCTGGGGATGACGCGCTGAGCAAGGCGCTGGACCGTCTCGCCCGGCTGGCGCTGTTTTAG
- a CDS encoding NmrA/HSCARG family protein: MNNAQIVLVFGATGQQGGSVARALLHRGWRVRALVRDPFSAGAVALAARGAELVVGAFEDRAAMRAAMAGVDGVFSVQPSSPGGTVTDEQEVRYGITIADLAVECGVKHLVYSSGSAAGETPTGVAHYDTKAAIERHIRRLPLAATIVRPATFMELLVMPGFGLDEGHFHFFMLPEGRMQVLAVEDIGQLVAAIFAAPARFAGKTFEIASDSVTGRQLEALFSAAAGRPIPYSRFSDEVLAASPFLHKLTGLVDDGRLAGHADLDALRQLHPQLHTFAGWLAGPGRPAFERAMTSGTRWAFNR, translated from the coding sequence ATGAATAATGCCCAAATCGTATTGGTTTTTGGCGCCACCGGCCAGCAGGGCGGCTCGGTGGCGCGGGCGCTGCTGCACCGCGGCTGGCGAGTGCGGGCGCTGGTCAGGGATCCTTTCTCCGCCGGGGCTGTCGCGCTGGCGGCGCGGGGAGCCGAGCTGGTCGTGGGCGCCTTTGAAGACCGGGCGGCAATGCGGGCGGCGATGGCCGGGGTCGACGGCGTCTTCAGCGTGCAGCCCAGCTCACCGGGCGGGACGGTAACCGATGAGCAGGAGGTGCGCTACGGGATAACCATCGCCGACCTTGCCGTCGAGTGCGGGGTGAAGCATCTGGTGTACAGCTCCGGCAGCGCGGCGGGGGAGACGCCGACCGGCGTAGCGCATTATGACACCAAAGCGGCGATTGAGCGGCATATCCGCCGCCTGCCGCTGGCGGCGACCATCGTGCGGCCCGCCACCTTTATGGAGCTGCTGGTGATGCCCGGTTTTGGCCTTGATGAAGGTCATTTTCACTTTTTTATGCTGCCGGAGGGGAGGATGCAGGTGCTGGCAGTGGAGGATATCGGCCAGCTTGTCGCAGCGATTTTTGCCGCGCCGGCGCGGTTTGCCGGCAAGACGTTCGAGATCGCCAGCGACAGCGTGACCGGTCGTCAGCTCGAGGCGTTATTCTCCGCGGCGGCGGGACGGCCGATCCCCTATTCGCGATTTTCCGACGAGGTGCTGGCCGCCAGCCCTTTTCTGCACAAGCTGACCGGGCTGGTGGACGACGGGCGGCTGGCGGGGCACGCCGACCTCGACGCCCTGCGCCAGCTGCACCCGCAGCTGCACACCTTCGCCGGCTGGCTGGCGGGCCCCGGCCGTCCCGCCTTCGAGCGGGCGATGACCAGCGGGACCCGCTGGGCGTTTAATCGTTAA
- a CDS encoding MBL fold metallo-hydrolase, translating to MMQTYQTGDSLIFKVPEREISLQPAALYPAAFPATEADADNQPIALSIHSWVVQTPHDLIVIDTATGNGRDRGGNPLYHQLNTPYLENLRAAGVNPEEVTLVLLTHLHTDHVGWNTVWRDDRWAPLFPNARYLCSAKELTRVKNSERYRALWLDSLLPVIEAGQLETVDVAARPLVGGRIAFIPTPGHSPDHAALILSSGDDYACFSGDLLHSPRQFTHPHWSSAFCGDPRQAERSRREMMAWCASHHAQWFTGHFAGPSCGWLEEDRPGEYRWRDAGERSADEGER from the coding sequence GTGATGCAAACTTACCAGACAGGCGACAGCCTGATATTCAAAGTGCCGGAGCGCGAGATTAGCCTGCAGCCGGCGGCGCTCTATCCTGCGGCGTTCCCTGCGACGGAGGCGGACGCCGATAATCAACCAATCGCGCTGTCGATCCACAGCTGGGTGGTACAGACTCCCCACGATCTGATCGTTATCGATACCGCCACCGGCAACGGTCGGGATCGCGGCGGCAATCCGCTCTATCATCAACTTAACACGCCCTATCTGGAGAATCTCCGCGCCGCGGGAGTGAACCCGGAGGAGGTGACCCTGGTGCTACTGACCCACCTGCACACCGACCATGTCGGATGGAATACCGTCTGGCGGGACGATCGCTGGGCGCCGCTGTTTCCCAACGCGCGCTACCTGTGTTCGGCAAAAGAGCTCACGCGGGTGAAGAACAGCGAACGCTACCGGGCGCTGTGGCTCGACAGCCTGCTGCCGGTGATCGAGGCTGGCCAGCTGGAGACCGTGGATGTGGCGGCCAGGCCGCTGGTCGGCGGACGGATCGCCTTTATCCCTACCCCCGGCCACAGTCCGGACCATGCCGCGCTGATCCTCTCCTCTGGCGATGACTACGCCTGTTTCTCAGGCGATCTTCTTCATTCCCCGCGCCAGTTTACCCATCCGCACTGGAGCTCGGCGTTCTGCGGCGATCCCCGGCAGGCGGAACGCTCGCGACGCGAGATGATGGCGTGGTGCGCAAGCCATCATGCCCAATGGTTCACCGGGCATTTCGCCGGACCCTCCTGCGGTTGGCTGGAGGAGGACAGGCCAGGGGAGTATCGCTGGCGAGACGCCGGAGAACGATCTGCTGACGAGGGGGAACGGTGA
- a CDS encoding LysR family transcriptional regulator: MDRLDAMQLYVAVVDAHSFARAAEALGQPRSTVSRVVKELEAWLGAQLLQRTTRKLSVTAEGRRYYEECKRLLAEMTAMEASFPGRSAQPAGRFKVGMPQSLARHCVLPRIGEFLQQYPDLELILCSSDNVEDIIQEGFDCVIRTGQIEDSTTLVARPLARYRWMVLASPAWIAAHGRPQSIDDLHQHRAVGYLNHRTGRTIDWLFSLDDGDCAIRMQETLVVDDTDAYIQAGVQGLGLIRVASYLAQPWLQSGALVACLEQAAADLPLSLVYPQNRYLLPAVRAFYDWSRRVLQPPLSEA, translated from the coding sequence ATGGACAGACTGGATGCCATGCAGTTGTATGTTGCGGTTGTGGATGCCCACAGCTTCGCCCGGGCGGCGGAGGCGCTGGGGCAGCCGCGCTCAACGGTGTCGCGGGTAGTGAAGGAGCTGGAAGCCTGGCTTGGGGCGCAGCTTCTTCAGCGCACCACCCGCAAGCTCAGCGTGACGGCGGAGGGGCGTCGGTATTACGAAGAGTGTAAACGGCTGCTGGCCGAAATGACGGCGATGGAAGCCTCCTTTCCCGGCCGCTCGGCGCAGCCCGCCGGGCGGTTCAAGGTGGGGATGCCGCAATCTCTCGCCCGGCACTGCGTTTTGCCGAGGATCGGCGAGTTTCTGCAGCAGTATCCCGACCTGGAGCTGATCCTCTGCTCAAGCGACAACGTGGAAGATATTATCCAGGAGGGATTCGACTGCGTGATCCGTACCGGGCAAATCGAAGATTCCACCACCCTGGTGGCGCGCCCTCTGGCCCGCTACCGCTGGATGGTCCTCGCCTCGCCGGCCTGGATAGCGGCCCACGGCCGGCCGCAAAGCATCGACGATCTGCACCAGCACCGGGCGGTGGGATACCTGAACCACCGTACCGGGCGGACCATCGACTGGCTTTTCTCCCTCGATGACGGCGACTGCGCGATCCGCATGCAGGAGACGCTGGTGGTCGACGATACCGATGCCTATATCCAGGCCGGCGTTCAGGGGCTGGGCCTGATCCGCGTCGCCAGCTATCTGGCGCAACCCTGGCTGCAGAGCGGCGCGTTGGTCGCCTGTCTGGAGCAGGCCGCGGCTGATCTTCCCCTGTCGCTGGTCTATCCGCAAAACCGCTATCTGCTGCCGGCGGTGCGCGCGTTTTACGACTGGAGCAGGCGCGTTCTGCAACCCCCGCTCAGCGAGGCCTGA